GTGACTACCTTCCGCCTTCTGAAAAACCCATCTGTCTGCCTCTATCTCGCTAATCGCTTCATTTGAGCTTTTGATTCCCCTCACCTCCTCATCTGATGGTGATATCATACTATGCGCATAATATACGTGTCAAGATATATTTAATAAAAAATAATAGGTTAGGAGACCTTGTTGATGACGCCGAAACAAGAGGGTTTTGTCAGGGCGTATATCGAACTCGGCGACGCCGCCAAAGCCTACCGAGCCGCGTATAACGCCG
This sequence is a window from Synergistaceae bacterium. Protein-coding genes within it:
- a CDS encoding type II toxin-antitoxin system HicA family toxin: MISPSDEEVRGIKSSNEAISEIEADRWVFQKAEGSHHHFKHPNKPGKVTVPHPKKNLHPKTYKKILKQAGLI